The nucleotide sequence aacaaatatttatcatttacttAGTAGAATTTATATGCCACTTGATACATTTAATCACGCGTATTTATGGTCAGACTTATGAAACCAAAACACGAGAATGGTGGAGCGATGGTTTGGAAAAGTCAAGAAGTTGGCCTTTCTAAGAACAACCATTGAAAAGAAAACGTTTGAACAGACAACTTTTTTGTCCCTTCACATCAAAATTGGTTTTGCGTTTTTCGTGTGCATTGCAGTGATCTCACGGTTTCATTTGCTGATCGTTTGCTCAAACTGGCGAGGAAGGTTCCGTTCTGAATGCTGTGATGGAGTCATACGGAATCGACGACCAAAACTGGCCTTTGCAGTCGACTTTGACGTCACCTCCGCATGCATGCACGAACGAAGCAGCAGTACACGAGTAGTTTACCGACTTGGGTGGCTACTTGTCGTGCAGTATCGTATGTTTCTATGAATTGGAATACATGGTCATGCACGTTTCCACATCTTGTGCTGTATACGTATGGCACTACAAAGACTTCACGTACAAGTGACGGATTGGCATGACACGGTTGGTCCACCACGTGTTACTCGATTTCCCACATGGGTAACGTATATGACATCGAAGCCGGAGAGGACGGGTTCACATTACTCACGGGGTCCCcacgtgtgtgtgagagagagaggatgtcaCAGTGTTGGGGACGGAATGTATTATACTTCTGTTATCATTTTGACTATATAAGCGTCGGATTTCGTACGTTCGTGTAACACGTGACGTCGTGACGTCACCTCATTCGTTCTCTCCCTGTCTGTCTCTCTCTCGCAGTCCATATATCGGTGCTCGATTCCTCTCGTCTCATCCAACTCGCTCTCTCGCGGCTCCCGAGCTCTTCACCCGAGACGAGCTCGGCTAAACAGCAGAAATGTCGCCCGCCGCAGTGGCTCCCCCCCTCTCGCGCACCAAGCGGTTCGTCATCGCCGCCGTTTCCGCCATCAACGACGCCGCTTGCCGCTCCGACGGCACCGTCAACCGCCGGCTCGTGTCGCTTCTCGACGCCCGGGTCGCCGCCTCCGCCAAACCCTTTCGTGGCGTCCGCACTGCCGACGTCCCCGTTGACCTCTCCCGTGATCTGTGGTTCCGACTCTTCGTCCCCTCTTCCGTTTCTGACGGCGAACGGCTTCCCGTCATCGTCTTCTTCCACGGAGGCGGGTTCGCCTTCCTGTCCCCCGACTCCTACCTCTTCGACGACGTGTGCCGCCGGATCTGCCGCACGGTCCACGCCGTCGTGGTATCCGTCAACTACCGCCTCGCGCCGGAGCACCGGTGCCCGGCGCAGTACGAGGACGGGGTTCACGTGCTCCGCTTCCTGGAGGACGGCGGCCTCTTGTACGCTGACCCCTCCGCTGCAGATCTTGCCGACCTATCCAGCTGCTTCCTCGTGGGCGATTCCGCCGGCGGAAACATCGTCCACCACGTAGCCCGGCGCTGGGCAGCGGACGCCGACGGCGGGTGGAAGAGGCTGCGACTGGCGGGAATGGTGCTGATCCAGCACTACTTCGGTGGCGAGGAGCGCACAGAGGCTGAGCTGAGGCTGGTCGGTGCACCGCTGGTGTCGGTGGAGAGGACGGACTGGCTGTGGCGGGCGTTCCTTCCGGAGGGAGCGGACCGGGACCACGAGGCGTCGAACGTGTTCGGGCCGCGGGCGGTGGGGGAGCTGGAGGAGGCTCTGCCGGCGGCGATGGTGGTGGTAGGGGGCTTCGACCCGCTGCAGGACTGGCAGCGGAGGTACTACAAGGGGCTGAGGGCGAGGGGCAAGTCGGCGCGGCTGGTGGAGTACCCGGAGGCCTTCCACTCCTTCTACTCCTTCCCTGATCTGAAGCAATCCACAGTGCTCATGGAGGAGATCAAGAGCTTCGTCGACAGCCACCGACCTCGGAAGGACGAGGACGGAGAACGAAGTGGTGGTGGTGACAAGCACTGTAATATTGAAGAGtggtagttgtttattgagtgtaGATAACAGTAATTGTGATTGCACAGTATTTGGTTATTGTATGTGCCATATCCCACAATGCTTTTTAATATGTACAAAAAATATTAGCTGGcattttatacaaaaataaaattttatttattggaaCAAACTTAATTGGTACcatctctttttttgtttttgatataaACGAGATGAAAGGATTCAGAAAGATGTGAGTCAACTGTTTGTATCAGTCGtcgataaagataaaaaaaaggctTTTAATTTTGTGTTACTGAAACAATGACAGTAATTGTAGGACCAGAAGGTAGACACAATCCTCACAGACTACTGCATGCCGGAGATGACTGGTTATGACCTCCTAAAGGCTGTCATGGTATGAAAGCTGTGCTGAACAATCTGCATTCTGCCTCTTCTTCCTGCTAATCATGTCTACATCTTACACTTCAGGAACAGAGCTGCCAAAAACCCATTCCTGTGATCGTAATGTCATCAGAAAACGAGCCACAGAGAATCAACAGGTTTGTATCTTCCTTCCACACTTCTTTGGATGCCGTTCACTGCAAAGACGAAATCTGCTGAATGCACCATCATCATTTAAGCTGTCAACAAACCAAACATTAGTCTTGTCTGGGCATCCATCCGATATTTCATGCCTTGcttctatttctttctttttcctggtCAAAGAAACCAATGATTTGTGCATTGCTGAATGAGATGTGCCCATTCTATTGCCGGGAGAGACGATATGTTTCTTCTCCAAAACTAAATGATCATGCGTGTGTGTTCAAATTAGGTGCCGAGCTATTGGAGCCGAGGATTTCATCATCAAACCTCTCCAAACTAATGACGTTCTGAGACTGAGAAGCTACGCTAGAACAggactgctgctgccgccgccatcgTTGTCTTCCAAGGCGGGCACCAAGAGGAAAATGACAAGCGagttgcggcacccttgcgtgttcgccggaagctcgcctgctctttgctcacacttctgaagcacttagtgtttacactccttgtgttgagtaagttactatgattcaccttctcaatgccatcgaacttctagaatgcagaaagttttcatcccgatttggagtaattctctcataggtttggtcgcctctgggattgtaccatcttctccatcaaccttgccgcctactccactgagtaacaAAGGTACGGCAccgtgtactgcttgcttcgttccttggtcatgcacttttgcctgacccga is from Musa acuminata AAA Group cultivar baxijiao chromosome BXJ1-6, Cavendish_Baxijiao_AAA, whole genome shotgun sequence and encodes:
- the LOC135677838 gene encoding probable carboxylesterase 18, which codes for MSPAAVAPPLSRTKRFVIAAVSAINDAACRSDGTVNRRLVSLLDARVAASAKPFRGVRTADVPVDLSRDLWFRLFVPSSVSDGERLPVIVFFHGGGFAFLSPDSYLFDDVCRRICRTVHAVVVSVNYRLAPEHRCPAQYEDGVHVLRFLEDGGLLYADPSAADLADLSSCFLVGDSAGGNIVHHVARRWAADADGGWKRLRLAGMVLIQHYFGGEERTEAELRLVGAPLVSVERTDWLWRAFLPEGADRDHEASNVFGPRAVGELEEALPAAMVVVGGFDPLQDWQRRYYKGLRARGKSARLVEYPEAFHSFYSFPDLKQSTVLMEEIKSFVDSHRPRKDEDGERSGGGDKHCNIEEW